A part of Carettochelys insculpta isolate YL-2023 chromosome 1, ASM3395843v1, whole genome shotgun sequence genomic DNA contains:
- the CDCA3 gene encoding cell division cycle-associated protein 3 isoform X1, which translates to MGAAESFPATPASKPFLKHLAHVRDPRSPTPGILRTPIEVESSPQRSPLAEPKEAEMASGQSWDPRSPTLGISRTPMKAVMPAISNPWHGCRFSWSHEQELISARSFPMSLGACSKLYSMWISKRPANATNHHLKDTMVKQLSEDFGAETLDQESLLEEPLDQGQNLGAAYAPGEETIGKTHQVEGSNRDASQEKIPVWREEKEMQPLSSICAQPVMKSSCFIDHPRTSGGKPTRRKATNKALGVSGSTGRSPLSILQDDNSPSTLVPRQSKRFPLQAENLGEWKEVAADPGSCAWNDLNKENQHCRLLEN; encoded by the exons ATGGGCGCTGCTGAGAGCTTCCCCGCCACTCCCGCCTCCAAGCCCTTCCTCAAGCACTTGGCGCACGTCCGCGACCCCCGCTCCCCCACGCCCGGCATCCTGCGCACCCCCATCGAG GTGGAGAGCTCCCCGCAGAGAAGCCCCTTGGCTGAACCCAAGGAAGCCGAGATGGCAAgtggccagagctgggaccctcGATCGCCAACCCTCGGCATCTCGCGCACCCCGATGAAGGCTGTGATGCCTG CGATCAGCAACCCGTGGCACGGGTGCCGATTTTCATGGTCACATGAGCAGGAGCTCATCTCCGCCCGCTCCTTCCCCATGTCcttgggagcttgctcaaagctatacagcatgtggattagcaaaagacctgctaatgctaccaatcaccacctaaagg ACACCATGGTGAAGCAACTCAGCGAGGACTTTGGGGCTGAGACCCTGGATCAGGAGTCACTGCTGGAAGAGCCATTAGACCAGGGGCAAAACCTTGGAGCTGCCTATGCTCCAGGGGAGGAGACAATTGGAAAAACCCATCAGGTGGAAGGCTCTAACAGGGATGCATCTCAGGAAAAGATTCCagtgtggagggaggagaaggagatgCAGCCACTGTCTAGCATTTGTGCTCAGCCTGTCATGAAATCATCTTGCTTCATTGACCATCCCCGTACTTCAG GGGGCAAACCCACAAGACGTAAGGCCACCAACAAGGCCTTGGGAGTCTCTGGCAGTACCGGGCGCTCTCCCCTCAGCATCCTACAGGACGACAATTCCCCAAGTACCCTTGTTCCTCGCCAG AGTAAGAGGTTCCCATTGCAGGCAGAGAACCTGGGGGAGTGGAAGGAAGTGGCGGCAGATCCAGGGAGCTGTGCCTGGAATGATTTGAACAAAGAGAATCAACACTGTCGCTTGTTGGAGAATTAA
- the CDCA3 gene encoding cell division cycle-associated protein 3 isoform X2 gives MGAAESFPATPASKPFLKHLAHVRDPRSPTPGILRTPIEVESSPQRSPLAEPKEAEMASGQSWDPRSPTLGISRTPMKAVMPDTMVKQLSEDFGAETLDQESLLEEPLDQGQNLGAAYAPGEETIGKTHQVEGSNRDASQEKIPVWREEKEMQPLSSICAQPVMKSSCFIDHPRTSGGKPTRRKATNKALGVSGSTGRSPLSILQDDNSPSTLVPRQSKRFPLQAENLGEWKEVAADPGSCAWNDLNKENQHCRLLEN, from the exons ATGGGCGCTGCTGAGAGCTTCCCCGCCACTCCCGCCTCCAAGCCCTTCCTCAAGCACTTGGCGCACGTCCGCGACCCCCGCTCCCCCACGCCCGGCATCCTGCGCACCCCCATCGAG GTGGAGAGCTCCCCGCAGAGAAGCCCCTTGGCTGAACCCAAGGAAGCCGAGATGGCAAgtggccagagctgggaccctcGATCGCCAACCCTCGGCATCTCGCGCACCCCGATGAAGGCTGTGATGCCTG ACACCATGGTGAAGCAACTCAGCGAGGACTTTGGGGCTGAGACCCTGGATCAGGAGTCACTGCTGGAAGAGCCATTAGACCAGGGGCAAAACCTTGGAGCTGCCTATGCTCCAGGGGAGGAGACAATTGGAAAAACCCATCAGGTGGAAGGCTCTAACAGGGATGCATCTCAGGAAAAGATTCCagtgtggagggaggagaaggagatgCAGCCACTGTCTAGCATTTGTGCTCAGCCTGTCATGAAATCATCTTGCTTCATTGACCATCCCCGTACTTCAG GGGGCAAACCCACAAGACGTAAGGCCACCAACAAGGCCTTGGGAGTCTCTGGCAGTACCGGGCGCTCTCCCCTCAGCATCCTACAGGACGACAATTCCCCAAGTACCCTTGTTCCTCGCCAG AGTAAGAGGTTCCCATTGCAGGCAGAGAACCTGGGGGAGTGGAAGGAAGTGGCGGCAGATCCAGGGAGCTGTGCCTGGAATGATTTGAACAAAGAGAATCAACACTGTCGCTTGTTGGAGAATTAA